The Streptomyces sp. NBC_01363 region TGGCCCTGTGGGCCGCCGCCCGGCACGTACTGCCCGAGGGCTCGCCGTGGCGGCTGCCCGCGCCGCCGCAGCTGCGGGGCGTCGTCGCCCTCGCGCCGATCGCCGACTTCGCCACCGCCGTCGGGCTGGACGTGTGCTCCGGGGCGGTCGGTCAATTCCTCGGCCGCGAGGAGGACTTCGGGGAGCGGGCCCCGCACGCCGACCCGGCCGTGCTGCTGCCCACCGGCATCGCCACCACCGTGGTGCAGGGCACCACCGACTTCGATGTGCCGCAGGCGGTCGCGGAGGCGTTCGTCGACGCGGCGGCGAAGGCGGGCGAGACGGTGGGGCTGACCCTGCTGCCCGACGTCGGCCACTACCCGCTGATCGACCCGGCGGCGGACGCGTGCGCGGTGGTGGCGGAGGAGCTCGCACAGCTGGCCTGGTGAGGGCGGGGACGGCGGTGCGGAGGAGTCCGTAGTACTTGCGACGGACGGCACAGGATCCGTATCACTGCTGACGACCGGGCCCCGGCCCGCCCCCTACCGTGGAAGCGTGACCGAGACCAAGAACAGAAGTCCGGAGTACCGGATGGCCGCGGGGGCGATAGGCGGCCTCCGGCAGGCCCTCTTCCACGATGCGTTCGCCTACCGCCCGATGCCGCGACTGCGGATCGACGGGCCGGTGATCCGCCGGCTGCCGAAGCGGGTGCGGGCGCGTGCCACCTGGGCGCCGCACGCGATGGTGGTGCTGGCCGCGCTCATCGTCTTCCTGACGGAGGCCTCCCGGACGAGCTTTCCGGCCGCCGAGGTGATCGCGGCGCTCCCGGCCGTCTGCGTCGTGATGACGCTGGTCAGGCCGGTCGGGGCGTTCTGGATGTCGCTCGCGTCGACCCCGGTGACCGCGATGCTCGGCGGCGACGGGTGGCCGTGGGGGCCGAGCACGTTCTTCGCGCACCTGGTCGTGCTGGTCGTCGTCGCGGTCAGGACCGGGCCGCGCACCGCCGCCTGGATGTGGGGCCTGACCGTACTGCTCGGCACGTTCATGGAGAACGCCGTCTGGCGCTCCGGGACCACCACCGTGGGCATGGCGCTGACCTCCGCGTTCGCCCTGCTCATGGTCTCCATGGTGCAGATCCGCCGTGAGGCGGAGCGCGAGGTGACCGTGCAGCGCACCGTGACCGCCGTCGAACGCGACCGGCGCACGCTGCTGGAGGAGCGCACCACCATCGCCCGTGAGCTGCACGACGTGGTCGCCCACCACATGTCGGTCGTCGCGATCCAGGCCGAGGCCGCCCCGTACCGGGTGGAGAATCCGCCGCCCGAGCTGGAGCAGGCCTTCGTCACGATCCGGGAGAACGCCGTCGCCGCCCTCACCGAACTGCGCCGGGTCCTCGGTGTCGTACGGGCCGAGGACTACCAGGCGCCG contains the following coding sequences:
- a CDS encoding sensor histidine kinase, with the translated sequence MAAGAIGGLRQALFHDAFAYRPMPRLRIDGPVIRRLPKRVRARATWAPHAMVVLAALIVFLTEASRTSFPAAEVIAALPAVCVVMTLVRPVGAFWMSLASTPVTAMLGGDGWPWGPSTFFAHLVVLVVVAVRTGPRTAAWMWGLTVLLGTFMENAVWRSGTTTVGMALTSAFALLMVSMVQIRREAEREVTVQRTVTAVERDRRTLLEERTTIARELHDVVAHHMSVVAIQAEAAPYRVENPPPELEQAFVTIRENAVAALTELRRVLGVVRAEDYQAPDAPQPTLAQLDGLLANVREAGLETEKTITGAVRELPQGVELSAYRIIQEALSNTLRHAPGASAKVEIGYVLGGLGLRVVNGPPTGPVKPSPGAGHGITGMRERVAMLNGDMTAEATGEGGYEIAAFIPVQADPESQEQDGTRGAGPVGFGKTERAEQADRA